One part of the [Synechococcus] sp. NIES-970 genome encodes these proteins:
- the gspD gene encoding general secretion pathway protein D, whose product MNIKSYSGVIASVVASTVLAVPAQAANVQVQGLEVRPGNGGLELELNFTDNDGDILSPPSVSTTQRDRTLITEIANANLDLANGQKIFTQDNPLPGIERLEVTEPTPGNVRIVALGSEGAPTGELLSQDGDSILLNVAAIAPTETAQTSQPQVTTRIIEPPMLAQNNSNNQNNNLLQPTSPVPPFLPRASAPPVGDISVSTIDSTAGNYVNLQTNAVVPRLVLKDAPIEDVMSLLARSSGLNIVVGGDVRTVTEGELPPVVTLDMENAPVQDVFNYVLMLGNLNAVRNGNTIFVGRQLPYAVAPRITRSFRLNQATPEEARCFLLTGDSSVSEVINESRETETSEAAFSLDAEGSSVPTSRTQSTAISREVERTCARTPTEAEVARGLISRFSTLDILTDARLNALTLSGDPRTIEMASNFLQQLDARRRQVAVNVKVIDVTLEGNRSISSDIKLLLEDRIGISAGDGIIISPNDLSRTSSIFGEFNPDSIVVERGNENVSLGSQLDVFDALESGAARVIEDASGQIIAEYINDDGTIRRLGLGTITNPVARGTNFVGSLVAGLLRNTTSKIIADPTLVIQESQTGELRITEQIINSVNVEVVNNNNQNGNPTFLATPELAEVGLIVPVTVENIDDNGFITLNITSEVSTVGDEQEFESGVGINNTLRLKRQSVLNSGSVRLRDDQTLILAGAIDERDIVTTSKVPILGDIPILGSLFRSTSRENSRRELLFIITPQIIDDSQDAMWGYGYQPSETAQQMLENNRFPTR is encoded by the coding sequence GTGAATATTAAGTCTTATTCTGGTGTCATCGCTAGTGTTGTTGCTTCTACGGTTTTAGCCGTTCCGGCCCAAGCAGCGAATGTTCAAGTGCAAGGCCTTGAGGTACGACCGGGAAATGGCGGCCTAGAGCTGGAGTTGAACTTTACGGACAATGATGGTGACATTCTGAGCCCGCCCTCGGTTTCGACGACCCAGCGCGATCGCACACTGATCACGGAAATTGCCAATGCAAACCTAGATCTTGCAAATGGTCAAAAGATATTCACGCAGGATAATCCACTACCTGGGATTGAACGCCTAGAGGTCACGGAGCCGACCCCTGGTAATGTGCGGATTGTGGCCCTGGGCTCAGAGGGAGCACCGACAGGGGAACTACTCAGCCAGGATGGGGACAGTATTTTATTGAATGTTGCGGCGATCGCCCCCACCGAAACAGCCCAGACATCTCAGCCCCAAGTCACAACAAGAATTATTGAGCCACCGATGTTGGCCCAGAATAATTCAAACAATCAAAATAATAATCTCTTGCAGCCCACATCCCCAGTGCCACCATTTTTGCCCAGGGCGAGTGCGCCGCCAGTGGGTGATATTTCAGTTTCGACCATTGACTCGACAGCGGGCAACTATGTCAATCTACAAACCAATGCTGTAGTGCCTCGCTTGGTCTTGAAAGATGCGCCCATTGAAGATGTGATGTCTCTTTTGGCGCGTTCTTCTGGCCTAAATATTGTTGTAGGTGGTGACGTTAGAACCGTTACAGAGGGAGAGCTACCACCAGTTGTTACCTTGGATATGGAAAATGCTCCAGTCCAGGATGTGTTTAATTATGTCTTGATGTTGGGGAATCTGAATGCAGTCAGAAATGGCAACACGATTTTTGTAGGCAGACAATTACCCTATGCTGTTGCGCCGAGGATTACCCGTAGTTTCCGGTTAAATCAGGCTACTCCTGAAGAAGCGAGATGCTTCTTGCTGACTGGTGATTCTAGTGTTTCTGAAGTCATTAACGAATCACGCGAAACAGAAACATCCGAAGCAGCATTTTCTTTGGATGCAGAAGGCAGTAGTGTACCTACCTCTCGAACCCAAAGTACCGCTATTTCCCGAGAAGTAGAGAGAACTTGCGCAAGAACACCAACAGAGGCTGAAGTAGCGCGAGGTTTAATCTCTCGCTTTAGTACGCTAGATATTCTGACAGATGCTCGCTTGAATGCATTAACTCTTAGCGGCGATCCGAGAACGATTGAAATGGCAAGTAACTTTTTACAGCAGCTAGACGCTCGTCGTCGTCAGGTTGCAGTAAACGTCAAAGTTATCGATGTGACTTTAGAAGGAAATCGTTCTATTTCTTCTGACATCAAACTTTTGCTGGAAGATAGAATAGGGATCAGTGCTGGTGATGGAATTATTATTTCTCCTAATGATTTAAGTCGTACATCAAGCATTTTTGGTGAATTTAATCCCGATTCGATTGTTGTGGAAAGAGGGAATGAAAATGTCAGTCTAGGCTCACAGCTTGATGTTTTTGATGCATTAGAAAGTGGAGCTGCTCGAGTTATTGAAGATGCAAGTGGTCAAATTATTGCTGAGTACATAAACGATGATGGCACAATCAGAAGACTGGGACTAGGAACAATTACAAACCCTGTCGCCCGTGGGACTAACTTTGTTGGTAGTCTTGTTGCGGGTCTCTTACGCAATACAACATCAAAAATCATTGCTGATCCGACGTTGGTCATTCAAGAAAGTCAAACAGGAGAATTGCGAATTACAGAACAAATCATCAATAGTGTAAATGTGGAGGTTGTCAATAATAACAATCAAAATGGCAACCCAACCTTTTTAGCCACACCGGAACTTGCGGAAGTTGGTCTAATTGTCCCAGTTACTGTGGAAAACATTGATGATAACGGCTTCATTACTCTGAATATAACCTCTGAAGTTTCAACAGTTGGTGACGAGCAAGAATTTGAATCTGGTGTCGGCATCAACAACACATTAAGGCTCAAGCGACAAAGTGTTCTCAACTCTGGCTCTGTACGTCTGCGAGATGATCAGACGCTTATTTTAGCTGGAGCGATTGATGAACGAGATATTGTCACGACTAGCAAAGTGCCTATTCTTGGTGATATTCCTATTCTTGGCTCCTTGTTTAGAAGTACTTCTAGAGAAAATAGCCGTCGCGAACTTCTCTTTATCATTACGCCACAGATTATTGATGATTCTCAGGATGCGATGTGGGGTTATGGCTACCAACCCAGCGAGACCGCTCAACAGATGCTAGAAAACAATCGTTTCCCGACCCGTTAA
- the lacG gene encoding lactose transport system permease protein LacG, which produces MPLENKSRQAIALSSNIIHEEYKPPALNNMKHLKITATYLLLGAIALAMLFPLLWLLSTALKSPTENVFSFPPQLIPQSPTLNNFITIWREHPFGRYLFNSTLIAVLTVGFNLLFCALAAYPLARLDFRGRDVIFATIVSTIMIPFQIVMIPLYVLTVQLGLRNTYLGIIFPSLASAFGIFLLRQAFQGVPKELEEAGRIDGCTELGIWWHLMIPAVRPALITLAIFVFIGSWSDFLWPLIVVDRPEFYTLPLGVATLAGQFSLDWRLIAAGSIISILPVMILFVFLQRYIIPSDTSSGVKG; this is translated from the coding sequence ATGCCTTTAGAGAACAAATCTCGACAGGCGATCGCCTTGAGCAGCAATATAATTCATGAAGAATATAAGCCGCCAGCACTGAACAACATGAAGCACCTCAAAATCACTGCCACATATCTCTTGTTGGGGGCGATCGCCCTAGCCATGCTTTTCCCATTACTGTGGCTCCTGAGCACCGCCCTCAAATCTCCCACCGAAAACGTCTTTAGTTTTCCGCCCCAACTCATCCCCCAAAGCCCAACCCTCAATAACTTCATCACCATCTGGCGCGAACATCCCTTTGGTCGCTATCTCTTCAATAGCACCTTAATCGCTGTTCTCACAGTCGGCTTTAATCTTTTATTCTGCGCTCTCGCCGCCTATCCTTTAGCTCGTCTAGACTTTCGGGGCCGTGACGTCATCTTTGCTACCATCGTCTCGACGATCATGATTCCCTTTCAGATTGTGATGATCCCCCTGTATGTACTGACCGTACAACTGGGTTTACGCAATACCTACCTAGGCATTATTTTTCCGAGCCTGGCCTCTGCTTTTGGGATTTTTCTTTTGCGCCAAGCATTCCAGGGAGTCCCCAAAGAACTCGAAGAAGCGGGTCGCATCGATGGTTGTACTGAACTGGGGATTTGGTGGCATTTAATGATCCCTGCGGTGCGTCCAGCCCTAATTACCTTGGCAATTTTTGTATTTATTGGCTCCTGGAGTGATTTTTTGTGGCCTCTGATTGTGGTCGATCGCCCCGAATTTTATACACTGCCCTTGGGAGTAGCAACCTTAGCAGGTCAGTTTTCTCTCGATTGGCGTCTGATTGCAGCAGGTTCCATTATTTCAATCCTGCCCGTGATGATTTTGTTTGTCTTTTTGCAGCGCTATATTATCCCCAGCGATACCAGCAGCGGTGTTAAGGGCTAA
- the holB gene encoding DNA polymerase III delta' subunit, with translation MISLDQVIGQPQAVSLLRQAIAKERIAPAYLFAGPEGIGRRLTAQGFTTALMTQGRSESEQRLVRYKLLKNNHPDLLWVEPTYQHQGKLYTPAQAQAAGLKRKAPPQIRIEQIRQLGEFLSRPALESPRCVVVIEAAQTMGESPANALLKTLEEPGRATLILLAPSADSLLPTLVSRCQKIPFYRLPEAEMAQILTNQGYQHILADETVLAIAQGSPGAAIQIYELLSNVPQDLLRSLQQLPQEPVGALQLAKTLHDTLDPEIQLQLIDYLQYQYWQTFRHEGLVQRLEVIRKHLRSYVQPRLVWETFFLEVASSGIAPPVERGELALNTAAGIAGDNIALQKDKQNHHGQD, from the coding sequence ATGATTTCCCTCGACCAAGTGATCGGTCAGCCCCAAGCGGTTTCTCTGTTGCGTCAGGCGATCGCCAAAGAACGCATTGCTCCGGCCTACCTATTTGCGGGGCCAGAGGGCATTGGGCGGCGCTTAACGGCCCAAGGGTTTACCACGGCGCTAATGACCCAGGGGCGATCGGAAAGCGAACAACGCTTAGTACGTTACAAATTGCTAAAAAATAATCACCCTGATCTGCTATGGGTGGAGCCGACCTACCAGCACCAGGGAAAACTTTATACCCCGGCCCAGGCCCAAGCAGCGGGTCTCAAGCGCAAAGCACCGCCCCAAATCCGCATTGAACAGATCCGGCAATTGGGGGAGTTTCTCAGTCGTCCAGCCCTAGAATCGCCCCGCTGTGTGGTGGTGATCGAGGCAGCCCAGACCATGGGGGAATCTCCGGCTAATGCCCTGCTCAAGACCCTAGAGGAACCGGGCCGAGCGACTTTGATTTTGTTGGCCCCCAGTGCAGATAGTTTGTTGCCGACCCTGGTTTCCCGCTGCCAGAAAATTCCTTTTTATCGGTTACCTGAGGCGGAGATGGCACAAATTTTGACGAATCAAGGATATCAGCACATTTTGGCGGATGAGACAGTGTTGGCGATCGCCCAGGGGAGTCCAGGGGCCGCGATCCAAATTTATGAGCTGCTCAGTAATGTTCCCCAGGATTTACTGCGCAGCTTGCAGCAGCTGCCCCAGGAACCCGTCGGCGCATTGCAATTAGCTAAAACCCTCCACGATACCCTCGACCCGGAGATCCAATTACAGTTAATCGACTATTTGCAATATCAATATTGGCAAACCTTCCGGCATGAGGGCCTAGTACAGCGCCTTGAAGTGATCCGGAAACATCTACGGAGCTACGTACAGCCGCGCCTTGTGTGGGAAACATTTTTTCTGGAAGTTGCCTCCTCGGGCATTGCCCCCCCTGTAGAGAGGGGAGAGTTAGCCCTTAACACCGCTGCTGGTATCGCTGGGGATAATATAGCGCTGCAAAAAGACAAACAAAATCATCACGGGCAGGATTGA
- a CDS encoding hypothetical protein (conserved hypothetical protein) — protein MARYTCSYLVGLSVAEMIASLKDIIQECDLDLTYETGGYIMAKEKPGNITFTKLVQLEVLFDRNKLLDGRLQVDFVAKNEELPLQTDNHCRTVFEAIQRTVSAQQPWQLEADSID, from the coding sequence ATGGCGCGTTATACCTGCTCATACCTCGTTGGCCTCTCTGTAGCAGAGATGATTGCCTCCCTGAAAGATATCATTCAGGAATGTGACCTCGACCTGACCTATGAAACGGGGGGTTACATTATGGCCAAAGAAAAACCCGGTAATATCACCTTTACCAAGCTTGTACAGCTTGAGGTGCTGTTTGATCGCAATAAACTCCTCGACGGTAGGCTGCAAGTTGACTTCGTCGCTAAAAACGAAGAGCTTCCCCTCCAGACAGATAATCACTGCCGCACCGTGTTTGAAGCCATCCAACGCACGGTAAGTGCCCAGCAGCCCTGGCAACTCGAAGCCGATAGTATCGATTAA
- the psbW gene encoding photosystem II reaction center W protein — translation MAVIQFSQGVDEPKVPGIRLTRSPDGSTGTAIFSFEDPAALAQESTDEITGMYLIDEEGEISTREVKAKFYDGKARVIEARLVMRSIDEWDRFMRFMERYAAENGMEFTKA, via the coding sequence ATGGCAGTTATTCAATTTTCCCAAGGTGTTGATGAACCCAAAGTGCCCGGTATTCGCTTGACCCGCTCCCCCGATGGCAGTACTGGCACTGCCATCTTCTCCTTCGAAGATCCGGCTGCCCTCGCCCAAGAAAGCACCGACGAAATCACCGGGATGTACCTTATTGATGAAGAAGGGGAAATTTCTACCCGGGAAGTCAAAGCCAAATTTTATGACGGCAAAGCCCGTGTGATTGAGGCCCGTTTGGTCATGCGCTCCATTGATGAATGGGACCGCTTTATGCGTTTCATGGAGCGCTACGCTGCTGAAAACGGCATGGAATTTACCAAAGCCTAA
- the secA gene encoding preprotein translocase, SecA subunit: MFKQLFGDPNARKLKRFQPLVADINLLAEDFEKLTDDELAQKTVEFRAKLDKANSDEETEEILDEILPEAFAVVREAAKRVLGMRHYDVQLLGGIVLHKGQIAEMRTGEGKTLVATLPAYLNGLTGKGVHVVTVNDYLARRDAEWMGQVHRFLGLTVGLIQSTMGPQEKIENYRCDITYTTNSELGFDYLRDNMATTIQEVVQRPFNYCIIDEVDSILVDEARTPLIISGQIERPMEKYLQAAAIAQQLVPQVEEDGPGDYEVDEKARNVLMTDEGFVKVEKLLGVQDLYDEENPWAHYISNAIKAKELFKKDVNYIVRGDEVVIVDEFTGRIMPGRRWSDGLHQAIEAQEGVTIQKETQTLANITYQNFFLLYPKLSGMTGTAKTEETEFEKVYNLEVTIIPTNRPPKRQDLPDVVYKNEKAKWRAIAEECAHIHQIGRPVLVGTTSVEKSEVISAYLHEMGIPHNLLNARPENVEKESEIVAQAGRKGAVTIATNMAGRGTDIILGGNSEYMARLKMREYFMPQIVKPEDEVNFAIAGSGKSSGGQGFGPGAKLKKKTWKTSLDVYPTELPPDIEQELKAAVKFAVDQYGAQSLTELEAEDKLAIASENAPTADPVIQKLRNVYHAIEKTYHALTSVEHEEVIQSGGLHVIGTERHESRRIDNQLRGRAGRQGDPGSTRFFLSLEDNLLRIFGGDRVAGLMNAFRVEEDMPIESGMLTKSLEGAQKKVETFYYDARKQVFEYDEVMNNQRRAIYAERRRVLEGQDLKEQVIQYAEKTMSEIVDAYINPELPPEEWKLDKLLDKAKEFIYLLEDLTPKDIGDMTVPEIKTFLHEEVRKAYDLKEAQVEKSQAGLMRQAERFFILQQIDTLWREHLQAIDSLRESVGLRGYGQKDPLIEYKQEGYEMFLEMMIDIRRNVVYSLFQFQPQRQPQQPQAV; the protein is encoded by the coding sequence ATGTTTAAGCAGTTATTTGGTGACCCCAACGCCCGTAAACTCAAGCGGTTCCAGCCCCTTGTAGCGGACATTAACCTTCTCGCAGAGGATTTTGAAAAACTCACCGACGACGAACTCGCCCAAAAAACGGTAGAATTTCGCGCCAAACTTGACAAAGCAAACAGCGACGAAGAAACCGAAGAAATTTTAGACGAAATTCTACCCGAAGCCTTTGCCGTTGTCCGAGAAGCTGCCAAACGCGTCTTGGGGATGCGGCACTACGATGTGCAGCTCCTTGGGGGCATCGTGCTCCACAAAGGGCAAATTGCAGAAATGCGTACCGGGGAAGGAAAAACCCTGGTGGCCACCCTCCCAGCCTATCTCAACGGCTTGACCGGAAAAGGCGTCCATGTGGTCACCGTCAACGACTACTTGGCGCGCCGGGACGCCGAATGGATGGGTCAGGTACACCGCTTTTTGGGGCTGACCGTAGGGCTGATCCAATCCACCATGGGCCCCCAAGAAAAAATTGAGAACTATCGCTGCGACATCACCTACACTACCAACTCAGAATTGGGGTTTGACTACCTGCGGGACAACATGGCAACCACCATCCAAGAGGTGGTACAGCGGCCCTTCAACTATTGCATCATTGACGAAGTAGACTCAATCCTCGTTGATGAAGCGAGAACTCCCTTGATTATTTCTGGCCAGATCGAGCGGCCCATGGAAAAGTATCTCCAGGCGGCTGCTATCGCCCAGCAGTTAGTGCCCCAGGTGGAAGAAGACGGCCCCGGAGATTATGAAGTAGACGAAAAAGCCCGTAACGTTTTGATGACGGACGAAGGGTTTGTAAAGGTAGAAAAATTGTTGGGGGTACAGGATCTCTACGATGAAGAAAACCCCTGGGCGCACTATATTTCCAATGCGATTAAGGCAAAAGAGTTGTTTAAAAAAGATGTGAACTACATTGTCCGGGGGGATGAAGTGGTGATCGTCGATGAGTTCACGGGGCGGATTATGCCAGGCCGTCGCTGGAGTGATGGTCTCCACCAGGCGATCGAGGCTCAAGAAGGGGTAACAATCCAGAAGGAAACCCAGACCTTAGCAAATATCACTTACCAGAATTTCTTCTTGCTCTATCCGAAGCTGTCGGGCATGACGGGGACAGCAAAAACCGAAGAAACAGAATTTGAGAAAGTCTATAACCTCGAAGTGACGATTATCCCCACTAATCGCCCCCCCAAACGGCAGGATTTGCCCGATGTGGTCTACAAAAATGAAAAGGCAAAATGGCGGGCGATCGCCGAAGAATGTGCCCACATCCACCAGATAGGGCGCCCGGTGCTGGTTGGCACCACCAGTGTCGAAAAATCTGAGGTGATTTCAGCCTACCTCCACGAAATGGGCATTCCCCATAACCTCCTCAATGCCCGTCCTGAAAATGTCGAAAAGGAATCGGAAATCGTTGCCCAGGCTGGTCGAAAAGGGGCCGTAACCATTGCCACCAACATGGCTGGTCGTGGTACAGACATCATCCTTGGCGGCAACTCAGAATATATGGCCCGTCTAAAAATGCGGGAATATTTTATGCCCCAGATCGTCAAACCCGAAGATGAGGTTAATTTTGCGATCGCCGGCAGTGGCAAAAGTAGTGGCGGCCAGGGCTTTGGCCCCGGCGCCAAGCTCAAGAAGAAAACCTGGAAAACCAGCCTCGATGTTTACCCCACAGAACTGCCCCCAGACATTGAGCAGGAATTAAAAGCGGCCGTAAAGTTTGCGGTAGATCAGTATGGTGCCCAGAGTTTGACAGAACTGGAAGCAGAGGACAAATTGGCGATCGCCTCGGAAAATGCCCCCACCGCCGACCCCGTGATCCAAAAGCTACGCAATGTGTACCATGCCATCGAAAAGACCTATCACGCCCTCACCAGCGTTGAGCATGAAGAAGTCATCCAGAGTGGTGGCCTCCATGTCATCGGCACAGAGCGCCACGAATCTCGTCGGATTGATAACCAGCTGCGGGGCCGGGCCGGCCGCCAGGGTGACCCCGGTTCGACGCGGTTTTTCCTCAGTCTCGAAGATAATTTACTCCGGATTTTCGGGGGCGATCGCGTCGCTGGCCTGATGAATGCCTTCCGGGTCGAAGAAGATATGCCCATCGAATCGGGGATGCTTACCAAGTCCCTCGAAGGCGCCCAGAAAAAAGTCGAAACCTTTTACTACGATGCCCGGAAACAGGTATTCGAGTATGACGAAGTGATGAATAACCAACGGCGCGCCATCTATGCCGAGCGGCGGCGGGTCCTGGAGGGTCAAGACCTCAAGGAGCAGGTGATCCAATATGCCGAAAAAACCATGAGTGAAATCGTCGACGCCTATATTAATCCGGAACTCCCCCCCGAAGAATGGAAACTCGACAAATTGCTCGATAAGGCAAAAGAATTTATCTACCTCCTTGAAGACCTCACCCCCAAAGACATCGGTGATATGACCGTGCCGGAAATTAAAACATTCCTCCACGAAGAAGTGCGCAAAGCCTATGACCTCAAGGAAGCCCAGGTCGAAAAAAGCCAAGCCGGTCTCATGCGTCAGGCGGAGCGATTCTTTATCCTCCAACAAATTGATACCCTCTGGCGGGAACACCTCCAGGCGATCGACTCCCTGCGGGAATCCGTTGGGCTGCGGGGCTATGGCCAAAAGGATCCCCTGATTGAATATAAGCAAGAAGGTTATGAAATGTTCTTGGAAATGATGATCGACATTCGCCGGAATGTGGTTTATTCACTGTTCCAATTCCAACCCCAACGGCAACCCCAGCAACCCCAAGCGGTATAG